gAATGTTGTAAGATGTAACACACCGTGTTCGGTCATGTAAAGCCTGTTCTCTTCCTTTAATCGTTAAAAAGTAACCTTATTTTCTTGATTGAGTATCCTGCCTGAGTCACTAAAACAACCAATATCAAACAAACAACCATAAAGGAAGCCACTTGTataacacacactgtttagcaacaatttctcttatttatttgtatcacaatccctgtggagacgatactcacttatcactttattacttgtatctagtgcacttgctagagtctgtttacaagacaacaagtttttggcgccgttgccggggattgagagcaacaaatttatagctgaaatttctgtgaaacagggtgtttttaatctgtgtgtTAAGGCGTGCAGGAACATCCAAAGAGGCTGAAGGGGAACTGGAACAAGCTGTTCCTGGAAATGAAGAAACGAGGAAGGATAACCAAGCAAGTAAACCAAATCAAGAGGAGGAAAGGGCTTGTAAACCACCATAGCCGTAATAATTTCGGGTTGATAGTAGAAGTAATAATTTCTTAGAGAATATTCGGAGTTATAATATGATGTTCTCATTTACCTCAATAGGTGGTCAGATCGATACATCTGTGAATAATGGAAATGGTCCTTACGTATTTAGACTTCATGGCCAAAATTGTCATATGATTGGAAGTCTAATGCCAGAATCTGGATCAAATCCGAAGTTTGCACAACTATGTATTTATGATACAGAAAGTGAGGTTTCAAACAGAGCCGGTGCTATAAGGTATCCTatcataatattttttatttttgtaaataatttatgGTTTTATTCATTGAATAATATATAAGtgttgttttaaatttttttttaacagttCACGAAGTACTATGACAAATTTTGATCATTCTATAATTCATGACTCGAAAGAAATGCTTGATGATAATAATGCTTTGGTTCAATCATTTAGATTGGCTAGAGATAGAATGTCTACTCAAGAATGTAGAGAATTGAAGTTAAGGTTGATTGGAGGCAAAAAATCAGATGGACGAAGGTACAATATGCCTACTGCTTCAGAAGTAGCTGGTTTAATTATTGGTGACATTGACAGTGTAAATAACTTAAGAGACATAATCATTGAGAATAAGACCGGTATGCTGAAACACATCAATGAGTTGCAGCCATCTTATCTCCCAATGCAATATCCTTTACTTTTCCCACGTGGTGAAGATGGTTTCAGAAAGGATATTCAGTTCAGTGAatcaaaaaaaaggaaaaagggaaACTATAAGTATGCGTCAATTTTTTTGCTTTAGAATACAACAGAGAAATAATGAACCAACAACCATTTTAAGTTCAAAGAAGTTATTTCAACAGTTTATAGTTAATGCTTATACAATGATTGAGGCAGAAAAATTATCATACATCAGACACAACCAAAAGAATCTTAGGGCAGAATTATACAAAGGATTAACTGAAGCAGTATTGAGAGGGGAGGCAAATCCATCATCGGCTGGTAAAAGGATTATCTTACCATCATCTTATACAAGTGGTGCAAGGTGTGTTTTTTTGAAACTCATATTGCAAACATTTTTTTATACATGTAAATAATATAAGTCACATGCACCTtgataattttattataataaatttgtgacaaattttgttttgttttattaaggTACATGATACAAAACTATCAAGATGTGATGGCGATATGTAGATGGACTGGATATCCCGATATTTTCATCACTTTCACATGTAATTCTAAGTGGCCAGAAATACAGAGATTTGTTGATAAAACATGTCTCAGACCTGAGGACAGACCTGATATAATATCCAGAGTTTTCAAAATGAAGCTAGATAGGTTTGTTCGTGATATAAAAACAGATAAAATATTTGGGAGGGTTAAAGCACGTATGTGTTCTCAACTTTTTTTCATATCAATATTTTTTAAGTGAATATTTTATATAGactatattaatttaatttattattgcagTTATGTATACAATAGAGTTCTAGAAACGTGGTCTCCCTCATGCACATATATTGTTGTTTTTGCACCCAAAAGACAAACATCCATCTGGAAAAGATATTGATAAGATAATTTCAGCTGAGATTCCGGATGAAGAGGAGAATCCTAACTTATACGAGACTGTGAAAAACTTCATGATACATGGTCCTTGTGGTGCTTCAAATAAAAATTCACCATGTATGAATGAAGGGAAATGTTCAAAACGATTCCCCAAAAATTTTATCGAGGAGACAATTGTTGATGAAGAAGGATATCCTTTGTATAGAAGAAGACATAATGGAAGAACTgttgagaaaaataaaattcttCTTGACAACAGATTTGTTGTTCATTATAACACTCAATTGTTGTTGAAATATAATGCACATATAAATGTTGAGTGGTGCAATCAACACAGGGCCATCAAATATTTGTTCAAGtacataaataaaggaaatgatCGTATAACTACATCATTTTATCAGCTGAATGGACATGGTGATAATGGAGAACTTGATGAAGTGAAAATGTATTATGATTGCAGGTACATTTCTCCGTGTGAGGCGGCTTGGAAAATATTTGGGTTTAATATTAATCATCGTGAGCCTGCAGTGGAAAGACTCAGCTTTCATCTTCCAGATGAGCAAAGTATTATATTTCATGATGATGACCCTATTGATGATGTTGTAAAAAAAGGTGGCAAAGACAGTACTATGTTTCAACAATGGATGAAGGCAAATGAGCAATATCCTGAGGCTAGAGAATTAACTTATGTAGAATTTCCAAATAAGTTTGTGTGGAAAGAAGTTGAAGAGAATATTGAATCATCTGGAGCtaaaaagaagataaaaaaatgGTGCCCAAGGCAGCGTGGTATGAGTGTTGGAAGAATATTTTATGTTCATCCCGGAGTTGGTGAATTGTACTATCTGAGGATTTTGTTGAATATTGTGAAAGGTCCAAGAAAATACGATGACATCAAAACTGTAAATGGTGTATTACATCCAACTTTCAAGGATGCATGTTTCACATTGGGACTACTAGATGATGACAAGGAGTATGTCGATGCAATAATAGAAGCATCTCTTTGGGGAACAGGTCATTATCTACGATCATTATTTACTACATTATTGTTTTCAAACTGTATTTCAAGGCTTGAGAACGTTACACATGGCATCTTTTATCTGAAGATATTCTTCATCGCCAACGTAAAATGATCAATGTTCAAggtaataaattattaatttcaaatatatttatccaatattattaatttcaaCTTTTAATGCTCAAAATTTAATATGTTTTTGTGTAACTTATATATTCAATCGATTTTTATATTATCTTATTCTACCATATTATATTAGTTTTTCTTGGAACAAATTAataatctcatttttttctttgtaTTTACAGATCTACAAATGACAGATGAGCAGTTGATGAACTATGCACTTGCTGAAATTGAGAAACTTCTCAAGAGAAGTGGGAGAAGCTTAAGAGAATTTCCTACTTTACCATTTCCAGATTTATCATTAGTTGAGGAGGGAAGAAATAGGCTTCTTCATGATGAACTTAATTACAATAGAGTTTTATTGGCAGAAGAAAGTCAAAAGTTGATTCTGTTGTTAAATGATGATCAAAGAATGGTGTTCGAAACTATCATGGATGCAGTGAAAAAAAATGATGGAGGGGTCTTTTTTGTTTATGGATATGGAGGTACTGGAAAGACGTTCATATAGAGAACATTATCATCTATTCTGAGATCCAAAGGTGATATTGTTCTCACGGTAGCTTCAAGTGGAATAGCTTCTCTTCTCATGCCTGGTGGTAGAACTGCTCATTCCAAGTTTGTATTCCATTAGTAATAAATGAAGAGTCCACTTGCAACATTAAGCAAGGAAGTCCATTAGCTGAGTTAATTGTTAAAGCTCAGCTTATTATATGGGATGAAGCACCAATGGTTCATAAACACTGTTTTGAAGCATTAGATAGAACTCTAATAGATATTTTGAGATTCGAGAGGCCTAATAGCTTGAATTTTCCATTTGGTGGAAAGGTCGTTGTTTTTTATGGAGATTTTCAACAAATATTACATGTTATCCCAAAAGGCAGTAGACAAAATATAGTTTCAGCTTCTCTCAATTCTTCTTACTTATAGAGTTACTGTAAAGTGCTTAAGTTAAACAAGAATATGAGGCTTCAGACTGGTGATTCCGACATTGATTATAATAAATTGAGATCATTTTCTTAATGGATGTTAAGCATTGGAAATGGAACAATTGGTGGAGAAAATGATGGTGAAGCTACATTTGATGTACCTAATGATATCCTAATCAAAGTTACTGAAAATCCTCTTAGAGCAATTGTTGATAGCACATATCCTAATTTGTTGCAGAAATGTCGAGATGCGGGATATTTACAAGAGCGTGCAATTCTTGCACCTACATTAGATATTGTGAATAAGGTAAATGATCATATTTTGGCTACATGGGCAGGTGAAGGAGTAGCTTATCTAAGTTCTGATACTATATGCAAAGTTGAAAATCAGTTTGATAGTCATGAGGATGTTTATACTCCAGAATTTTTAAATACTATTAAATCTTCTGGTTtgccaaatcatcaattgataTTGAAGATTGGTGTACCTGTGATGTTACTTCGTAATATAGACCAAACTTCTGGATTGTGTAATAGTACTCGATTAGTAGTCACTCAATTGGGAAAACATGTCATTGAAGCAAAAGTAATTACTGGTTGCAATATAGGCCACAAGGTTTTCATTCCTCGACTTGCTCTGGCTCCTTCGGATATCAGATTGCCATTTAAATTCCAAAGAAGACAATATCCTTTAGCAGTTTGTTTTGCAATGACAATAAAAAGTCAAGGGCAATCACTTTCACATGTTGGTTTATATCTACCCCGTTCAGTTTTTAGTCATGGTCAGATGTATGTTGCAGTATCTAGAGTCAAAAGTAAAAGTGGATTGAAGATTCTTATTTGCGACGATGAAGATAGGATATGTAATCATACTCAAAATGTTGTATTCAAAgagatttttaataatttatagtgaattattataataaaattagttagattgtaaattagatattcatacatattttcatattatttacttatatttaatatagagaaaagtacaaaaataaaccttgtggttacacctgttttcgaacaacacccatgtggtttaaaagtttacaaaatggtaccttgaggttcattccgttagcaaacacatacgaaattgactaacggtgttaaaagtcaaaaggaaaagagttaatttggtccttatatttatttattttataaattaattctcattattatctaattatcacaaacaaaccccaaaataaaaaataaaaatcttttccaactctttttaatttttaatttttcttcttctcatcTCTCTCCCCTCTTTATTAATTTCTCCCTCTAAAATCAGTTGATTTTCAAATCTCTTTCTAAATAATCAAATACAAAGAAAAAACCAAAATCATGGTGGGTTTTTCAATTTCCACAAACCCTTTTCTCATTTTTTCAATCTGTTTCATCCATTGAACTAAAGTCTGATTTTTTTTCTCGTTCTTCTTAGCTTCTTCCTGAATTACACAGGCGTTGAAGAACTTTTTAGTTAGAAGAACTTGAAGCCAGTGAGGAAGAAAACTCGAAGCAACTAGCTGATTCATCCAAAAATGAAGCTAATTCAATTCCTTTCTCATACACTCATTTTCCTTATCTCCTTCACTTATTCTCATTCTCACCAGATTCTCCTCAAGCGAAATCCATGGAAAATACACTCAAACAGTGtgaaattaatccaattaaagGCAAAACTAAAGTATGCGCAACTTGTTTAGAATCTACAATTGATTTTGTACATAAAACCTTTGGATTAGAAACTCAATTCAGAGTTTTACAAACTAATCATATTGAAAAATCAGGTATGAATTTAGAGAACTATACGATCTTATCGGAGCCGGAGGAGATTCGAGTTCCGAATATGGTAGCTTGGCATACGCTGCCGTATCCGTATAGAGTGTTATACTGCCATAGCTAGAAGAGTGAGAATAAGCTGTTTATGGTTTCGTTAGGAGGTGATAATGGAGGAAGAGTTGAAGCAGTTAGTGTTTATCATGCTTCGTTTCGTGTTCTTGGGACTCAACCAGGTGCTTCTCCTGTTTGTCATTTCTTTAGAGCTGATGTTCTTATTTATGTTCAATGGATGAAACAGATTGAAAAAATGAGAAAAGGGTTAGTGGAAATTGAAAAACCCACCATGATGATTTTGGTTTTTTCTTTGTATTTGATTATTTAGAAAGAGatttgaaaatcaattgattttagagagagaaattaataaagaggagagagaggagaaaaagaaaaaaattggagaagatggtatatttgatttttattttttattttggggtttgtttatgataattagataataatgggagttaatttataaaataaataaatataagtaccaaattaactcttttccctttgacttttaataccgttagtcaattttgtatgtgtttgctaacggaatgaacctcaatgtaccattttgcaaacttttaaaccacatgagtgttgttcgaaaataggTGTattcacaaggtttatttttatacttttccctttaatatatttaaaaatattttacataccgtgcatcgcacgggtgcAGGACtagttataaatattattatttgatttatatTTCAACCAATTGAAATATAATTTACTATAAGGTAATTTTCCTTTGATATTGGGCTAAACTGTATCttaatccaattaaaatttAGTTCACTCAAGCCTGATTTATCAATTATACATTTCTGCTTGCATGTATATAACTATTATAAAGATTTGAAGCTATCCTGAATGTGCATTTCAACCAGACTTTTTATGTGTGCGGTCATGTAGATCAATCTAATATCGGGCCCGAAAAGTGCTTTTACCCCACAAGTCATATGCGCACTCTAGCAAGCCATCATGGCAACCAAAATTAGATAAATGTCGcatataaaaagataaaaacccTAATAGAAATCTTAATGTGATCCCTGTTAGTTGATATCAAGTCGAGCATGAGGCATGGTATTGTCACCCTCGTCTAGTTCTCAGATATTCTTTGATCTCTAAGTGAATTGATTATATCGAATGAGTAATAACTATGATTGCCTCATTCGGGTGTAGCCACACACTTCTCATCTTCATTAATCAAATGTCGGTGATATCTCATCTCTCGTAGCAGAGTAGCAATCCATGCACTTCACTTGTGGCTATTAAGCATGATTCAGATCAAAACTATGAATGTGTATGAGCtttttgcttttgctttttGGAACTTCAAATATGATTCTCttttgatttcagagttgatgaTCAAGTCCAAATGAAACATTTGATGgggcttttatagtgacacttgaggatGGATCTTTTCGAAATTCAGAAagaccgttggagggaaacactCCTTTTGTCGCTTTCATCCTCAGTATTTAGTACAAAAAGCCTACCATTGAACTTCTCTTTTCCTTTTGTCTTCAGGAGACAACATGCCTTTGAGCTCTGCGAGAAGCAGTCTGACGGTTTGCACAAATAAGGTAAAGTTTCCAATTGTCCAAGGGGACAAGCAACCTGTAGCTTGTACTTTTTTTCCGATATAGAGATGCAATGTCAGTGTCCAGGGTCAATGTTGATCTTCCCTGATTTGGTTTGATCTTTGTCTTCCGGATGAATTAGCCTTCTTGTATTGGACTCGGGTTTTGGATTGTTCCAGCTGTTGGCCGAAATTGATTCTTGGGCTTTTAGTCCTATTCAAGGCCTTTACTTaatttcctttctttcttttaattCAGCAAACACACTTAACAAACAATAAATCCAAttaaatcaacatttaatttATGTATTTAAACTAATTATGgaatattaattttcttataatatttttgtcataatcaaaattgagtagggaaattgtgtttcaacagttaGAGTTGATGTTGAGTCTAAAGGATCTACTGCTGGATAGATACCTTTGGCGGCTAATCCTCTTGCTAGTATGGTAGTAGTATCTAAATGTGCAAATGTCGTGGCAGGGGCGGGGTCAGTCAAATCATCCGCAGGTACATAAACGGCTTGAATGGAAGTTATGGGCCCCTTTTTTGGTAGAAGTAATTCTTTCTTGTAAAGAACCCATTTCGGTACTAAGGGTACCGGTTTATAACCCACCGCGGAAGGGATTATTAGAAAGTCGAATTACCAATTTTTACACAAATTTGAAAGTGGATGATCTTTTTGCAAGGAATAATAGACAACCATTACGATatctttttcttccttattcTGATGTTGGTTATTTTAGTTGCATtgcttccattttttttttacgcTGTATGGCTCGCCGGTAAAAAAGTGTTATATGGAGGGGCAAGAGGCATTTGATACTTATGTCTCCCCTTCCGGTCATCAAGGAAGAACTCGAACAAGAGCTCAAAGgccattcttctttttgttagTTCATAGTTCATTCTGGTCTTGTTACTTTATGTTTCGGAGTCAATTGATCCCTCGAAAAAGTTATAACTAGAAATATCTTAAGATAATAAAAACAAGAAATCGTTTGGATTCGAGGGGAAACCCTTCTCCGCCGTTACGAAGTTCTTCTGAGTTGAAAGTGGGTTGGTGGGCCTCATAACTCCGATGTTTCTGCTATAAAAGATTTTGGCCCTATAGAGGAGGCATTCAACTGTTACCGGAATTTTTGCTTCCTTGTGTGTTTAGGAGCACATTTTTTATGGGAGATGTTGTTTGGAGGTGTAAGCGAGTCATCAAAAATTCCTTCTGAGCGGATGGAGTTAAAAGTTCACTAATCTAGAGTCTAACGATGAGCCTTTCTAAAGCGGAAGGCTTACTTTTAGGCGAGTTGTGACTGCTCATTGAGACTGGTcgataggtcaagaaaagggagTTGAGATGTCGGAGATGCATTACTAGTATGTTTACCAGATTCCTAATACTCTGGAGAAGGAAAGGGTTCCTAATTTAGAGGATGCAGCCAATTATGGTAATGTATTGTGTTGTGTTCATAGAAACCAGGTGGTAAGAGTTCATCAGAGTCTTATAATTTCCCAGACGAGATTGAGGGTGAGTTCTTGGGAAGGAGTTGCTAATCATTTCACTATCAATGTGAGGCCGTTCAAATCTTCTAGTGTGATGGAGGGAAACCATGAGATGTTCGGGCAGAGGGCGGGTGACCTAACATGCCATCATCTTGTAtggatattttttttactaaatgaTGAGGATATCTGCATGTCGAGGATCCCTGTAGATTTTGTGTTCTCGTAGTGTAGGAAAGATCAGTATGTGTCTCCTATCGACCTTGACGGGCCAACTTTTGTAGATCATCTAAAGCCTCAAAGTATTGCATTATAGGCATTTTACCAGTAGGGGATTATCGTGATTATTCTGCCTAATCATGAGCATCAAGTTACCATGAGGGCAAAAATGTCTTCACCACTATTAGATGGCCATAACACTGATGAGTGTAAGGATTTGAGAGATATGTACCAATTGCCGATGGATGGCGATGCTATTCCAGATCCATTTCGGGATGGTTGATGGGGCGTAGGTTTTGTTAGATTAGCTTTATGATGTGGTCCATTAAGAGAGGTTGTGTGGCTAACATGTAGCCTTTCTTTTGTTATGATGAGAATGTAATATCACaattgttggttttttaattcattATTGTTAAATGTATcttaattttttatgttttgtcgGTTCCATGCATGATGGTTGGCTCGGGGAGCCTGTGGGGAGAGATCGCCACGTTGGGGGAGGGGTGGGCGTCGCTCTCCTAAGGGGAAATATAAttgttctttttattattttttgaaaataaataaggGCTTAGTTAGATAGTGTAAGAAATCTACTCAACCAGGAAAGAGTAATAGTGATATTACATTTCCCAAAGCGTCTGTATATTCCATGAATTATTTATGGGTTCTCCAAATAGATATGCCAATTTTGTAGGCTCTGTTTTGGAGATCTTCTATGAGTTTATAAAGTCCTTCATAGGTTTGCCCGAGTTTGCCTTTCCCAAGAAGGACTATAATGCTGCAATGTCTTGTAGCACTAAATCATCTACTTTGAAACTGCACGATCGAAACCTCTAGTTATGATATCGGGCTACCTACTATTTATAGGCGGTAATAGTTAGGATTGAGTTGAGTCCCTCTTCTTTTAGGCGTTCATTTGCATTGATAAGGGTTTCCTCGTTCGGTTATTGCTCATAAGTTTGAACCTTAGAGGATACGGAAGGTGACTTTTTTCGGTGCCATTGCTGTGTGGGGAGTGATTCGGCATGACTAGAGCACTAAGGGTAAATGATCCCTTAGGAGGGCCTCTATCATATAACCTTGCTTTCAGACTGTATAGGATGGTACGGTTGGTAACTTCCATTAGACCATTGCTCTATGGATGGGCAACTGATGTGAACCGACATTTGATCCTCCACCTATTGGAAAACCAGTTGCAAAACCGTTGGGGTTACCTCATTAACTAGTGTCGGTGCCCAGACCTCTACCGCTGGTTGGGTCGATGAGGACGGATGTTGCTGTATAGACATCTGGAACCTCAAAAAACTCCTGAATCTTCTTGTTGTCATCTTGAAGAGTTTGCTACAGATCAAGTAGTTTCATTTGCGCTGTAATTTTAATGGATTGGGTGCCTTGAAAGTTCCTCATCATGCTGATGAGCTATCTTGATGGTTCTTTGATTCGGTTTCCATGAGCAGGGGATGCAAATTCTGTTGTGAAATTTCAGGCCCCCTGACAGTTATCAATAGGGGGAGAGCTTGTGTTTGGGTTCGAAGAATTCACCATCCCCTTCACTAGAGTAAGAATCACTTGAGGTTTCGAGGAAAAGCTAGCCGTTGGGAGATAAAAAGTTTGAAAACAAGATAGAGTTGTGTGCTactccacgctcaccgcaccagaTAACAGAGAGAAATGAGCGGTTTCCTAAATGCATTCTGACGTTCAACTTAGTTAATGGCGAAGACATAAAGCTTATGCCATTGGAATATCAAGCCATGGTTTGATGGACTTGGCCATGAACTTAGATTCATGAATCAGGAACCTAATCATATTGCATTTTTCATTTTGACTAAAATTGTAAACGATAGTTCACCTCACTTGCAGGCAGACACGCTAATTGCCTCGTTGGGTCTCAACGAAGGCCGAGCAGGGCAGGCAGATCGAGACCTGCTTTATCAAATCAGCACACCGAGGGATGACAATCCCGTCGGAGGCGACACCCCATTAAACGTAACGGCCTTCACTTCATATGGTTTCTCTTTCCAATGCCCCCACTCCCTCCGCCTAAATGCTCTTCCTTTTCCAAATTGTACTCAAATCCCAGAAAATTCCCCTGCATAGTTATATCCTTTATTAATCTGTGCTCTCAAGGTCACCTTTCTGAAGCAATCTCCTCTCTCTCACTTTTAGCAAGCAAAGGCATACATGTGCCGTCTGAGGCTCTAGCTTTCCTTATCCAGCAGTGTGGCAACACCAAATCACTTAGATTAGGCAAATGGGTTCACCTTCATATGAAGTTAACTGGATTGAAGCGACCCAATACTTTTTTGACCAATAGTCTAATAAGAATGTATTGCGAATGCGGCGATCTCTTATCTGCGTACAAGCTGTTTGATCAATTGTCTACAAGAAATTTGGACTCTTGGAATAATCTGCTCTCAGGGTATGCTAAATTGGGCAAGTTGAAGCCTGCTAGGAAATTGTTCGACAGTATGCCGGAGAAAGACGTTGTGTCCTGGAATACTATGATGATGGCCCATGCCAAGAGTGGGTTTTACATTGAGGCTTTGAGGTTTTATATGGATTTGAGGATATTAGGGATAGCTTATAATGCGCATACTTTTGTGTGAAGTTGAAGGAACTAGAGCTTATTAGGCAGCCCATGCGCAGTTTTTTTATTGCTGGgtttttatccaatttggttaTTTCGAGTTCAGTTCTCGATGCCTATTCAAAATGCGGTGTGATGGATGATGCAAGGCGACTATTTGATGAGATGAACATCAGGGACGTTCTTACTTGGACATCAATGGTTTCGGGGTATGCGCAATGGGGTGATATGGACGCTGCTAATgagttctttaatttgatgcCTGTTAAGAATTCTGTTTCATGGACATCTTTGATTTCTGGGTATGCTAGACATGGTTTGGGGCACGTTGTGCTTGAGCTGT
The window above is part of the Euphorbia lathyris chromosome 3, ddEupLath1.1, whole genome shotgun sequence genome. Proteins encoded here:
- the LOC136221571 gene encoding LOW QUALITY PROTEIN: pentatricopeptide repeat-containing protein At2g21090-like (The sequence of the model RefSeq protein was modified relative to this genomic sequence to represent the inferred CDS: inserted 1 base in 1 codon; deleted 2 bases in 1 codon), which gives rise to MPPLPPPKCSSFSKLYSNPRKFPCIVISFINLCSQGHLSEAISSLSLLASKGIHVPSEALAFLIQQCGNTKSLRLGKWVHLHMKLTGLKRPNTFLTNSLIRMYCECGDLLSAYKLFDQLSTRNLDSWNNLLSGYAKLGKLKPARKLFDSMPEKDVVSWNTMMMAHAKSGFYIEALRFYMDLRILGIAYNAHTXCVKLKELELIRQPMRSFFIAGFLSNLVISSSVLDAYSKCGVMDDARRLFDEMNIRDVLTWTSMVSGYAQWGDMDAANEFFNLMPVKNSVSWTSLISGYARHGLGHVVLELFRKMIELGIRPDQFTYSSCLCACATMSSLDHGNQIHGYSSITCYHGVVPDQEHYACLIDLLGRTGSFDKLMYQLDKMPCKPNERIWNALVSIFRIHGHSELGREAAEQLIQLQPQSSAAYILLSSMYAALGSWELVDKVRQLMDESAKKDRAISSIEIENKVHSFTVSDRLHPSKEVIYSALDQFAGHMEEEVSSHDCGR